In Planctomycetia bacterium, one DNA window encodes the following:
- a CDS encoding UDP-N-acetylmuramoyl-tripeptide--D-alanyl-D-alanine ligase produces MRALTIPEICTAMAGRLLGDLTVPAVHRIVTDSRHDVIGGLFFALRGENHDGHAFVNNVLARGAACAVVSDLSAVADQFHRGGRVIQVPDVTAALGKLAAWYRRQFAAQVIAVVGSNGKTTTKDLIATVLGSKLRGKAAQGSFNNQIGVPLTLLSVEPADQYVVVEIGTNHPGEVTALGRMAQPDLAVVTSIGEEHLEFFGTLDAVASEEFSIVANLGGRAFLAMSEQSAAFAPSKLPERCTHVVYGFAESADLRATELSADRAGMRFRVNGKFGYRLPLIGRHNVVNALAAVAIGLRLKMTHAEIAAALETVRPAKMRLEPMQVGELTIINDAYNANPTSMKAAFEAVDEWPAAGRRVFVLGDMRELGDESERCHASVGLEAGRSSAKVIIAVGGFARAVVDGATKSAGTSKRIYAFPTVEALSGRLRELLEPGDIVLLKGSRGMRMERLLEGLDKRSAAKTGVA; encoded by the coding sequence ATGCGCGCATTGACGATCCCGGAAATCTGCACGGCCATGGCGGGGCGACTGCTCGGCGACTTGACCGTGCCGGCGGTTCATCGGATCGTGACCGATTCACGGCACGACGTGATCGGCGGGTTGTTCTTCGCCCTGCGCGGCGAGAACCACGACGGTCACGCGTTTGTGAACAATGTCCTGGCGCGCGGCGCGGCTTGTGCGGTGGTGAGCGACTTATCGGCCGTGGCGGACCAGTTTCATCGCGGCGGTCGCGTCATTCAGGTTCCGGATGTGACGGCGGCGCTGGGGAAGCTTGCCGCATGGTATCGTCGCCAATTCGCCGCGCAGGTCATCGCGGTCGTCGGCAGCAATGGAAAAACCACGACGAAAGATCTGATCGCAACGGTGCTGGGCAGCAAGCTCCGCGGCAAGGCGGCGCAGGGAAGTTTCAACAATCAGATCGGCGTTCCGCTGACGCTGCTCTCGGTCGAACCGGCGGATCAATACGTCGTCGTGGAAATCGGCACGAACCATCCGGGCGAGGTCACCGCGCTGGGGCGCATGGCGCAGCCCGACCTCGCCGTCGTGACGAGCATCGGCGAGGAACATCTCGAGTTTTTCGGAACGCTGGACGCCGTGGCGAGCGAGGAATTCTCAATCGTCGCGAACCTGGGCGGCCGGGCGTTCTTGGCCATGAGCGAACAGTCCGCGGCGTTCGCGCCGAGCAAATTGCCGGAGCGCTGTACGCACGTGGTATACGGCTTCGCCGAATCGGCCGATCTTCGCGCGACGGAGCTATCGGCGGATCGCGCAGGAATGCGTTTTCGCGTCAATGGGAAGTTTGGCTATCGCCTGCCGCTGATCGGTCGACACAACGTGGTGAACGCGTTGGCGGCCGTGGCGATCGGTTTGCGTTTGAAAATGACGCACGCGGAGATCGCGGCGGCGCTGGAAACCGTTCGGCCCGCGAAGATGCGGCTGGAGCCGATGCAAGTGGGTGAGTTGACCATCATCAACGATGCTTACAACGCCAACCCGACGAGCATGAAGGCGGCGTTTGAAGCGGTGGATGAATGGCCTGCGGCTGGGCGGCGGGTGTTTGTGTTGGGCGACATGCGAGAACTGGGGGATGAATCGGAGCGCTGTCACGCGTCGGTGGGTCTGGAGGCGGGGCGTTCGAGCGCCAAGGTGATCATTGCGGTCGGTGGCTTTGCGCGGGCGGTGGTGGATGGAGCAACGAAGTCCGCCGGAACCAGCAAACGGATCTATGCCTTTCCGACGGTTGAAGCGTTGTCAGGCCGGCTGCGCGAACTGCTGGAGCCGGGTGATATTGTGCTGCTGAAGGGGTCGCGTGGCATGCGGATGGAGCGGCTGCTGGAGGGGCTGGACAAGCGTTCTGCGGCCAAGACGGGGGTGGCGTAG
- a CDS encoding cell division protein FtsW encodes MLNLDSKPTSCSATITIVGAALLSLGMVMVFSASASLTAPPILQDPLKNSAVRQAAFSGIGMVTLLLVSLCPYEAWRIRRGTWWQPSVFLLVAVIGLLVAVLIPGIGEERNGARRWLSLGPSTLGLGFQPSEVAKVGIIIFLSGVCASMGDRVRKFWTGLLPLLFIVAIVGALIGKEDLGTAALVVAVGGCILLAAGARWWHLGLLAIPIVAGLVYLLTAEQYRMDRLLAFRNPELDAQGKSYQPMQSLITIASGGWWGLGLGGGVQKYGYLPEGRSDFIFSVICEELGIIGGLAVIGLFAVLIWQGRKAVSIAPTPFGRLIAFGVTILIGLQAAMNVAVVTVSMPTKGIGLPLVSAGGSGVLFYSFLLGLMANTARYRNPSLKSSFDMRLKSDAGFPEVASAV; translated from the coding sequence ATGCTCAATCTCGACAGCAAGCCCACGTCGTGCAGCGCGACGATCACGATCGTTGGCGCGGCGCTCCTTTCCCTCGGCATGGTCATGGTCTTTTCGGCGTCGGCGAGCCTCACCGCGCCGCCGATCTTGCAGGACCCGCTCAAGAACTCCGCGGTTCGCCAGGCGGCCTTCAGCGGAATCGGCATGGTCACGCTGCTTCTGGTCAGTCTGTGCCCCTACGAAGCGTGGCGGATTCGCCGCGGAACGTGGTGGCAACCATCGGTGTTTCTGTTGGTTGCCGTGATTGGGCTTCTCGTGGCGGTGTTGATTCCCGGCATCGGTGAGGAGCGCAACGGCGCGCGGCGGTGGCTGTCGCTCGGGCCATCCACGCTTGGGCTGGGGTTCCAGCCTTCGGAAGTCGCCAAGGTGGGCATCATCATTTTCCTGTCGGGTGTCTGCGCCAGCATGGGTGATCGCGTTCGCAAGTTCTGGACTGGTTTGCTGCCGCTGCTCTTTATCGTCGCCATCGTCGGCGCGCTCATCGGCAAGGAAGACCTCGGCACGGCGGCGCTCGTCGTCGCGGTCGGCGGGTGCATCCTCCTCGCGGCCGGGGCACGATGGTGGCACCTCGGGCTGCTGGCGATTCCGATTGTCGCCGGGCTGGTTTACCTTCTCACGGCCGAGCAGTATCGCATGGATCGTCTGCTGGCGTTTCGCAATCCCGAACTGGACGCGCAGGGCAAGAGCTATCAGCCGATGCAGTCGCTGATCACGATCGCGTCGGGCGGCTGGTGGGGGCTGGGCCTGGGAGGCGGCGTTCAGAAATACGGCTACCTGCCCGAAGGTCGAAGCGATTTCATCTTCTCGGTGATTTGCGAAGAACTGGGCATCATCGGCGGGCTGGCGGTCATCGGCCTGTTCGCCGTGCTCATCTGGCAGGGGCGCAAGGCTGTGTCCATCGCCCCGACGCCCTTCGGCCGGCTGATCGCGTTCGGCGTGACGATTCTGATCGGCCTCCAGGCGGCGATGAATGTCGCGGTCGTGACGGTGTCGATGCCGACCAAGGGGATTGGCCTGCCGCTCGTGTCGGCAGGGGGCAGCGGCGTGTTGTTTTACAGCTTCTTGCTTGGACTCATGGCGAACACGGCGAGGTATCGCAACCCTTCCCTTAAGTCCAGTTTCGACATGCGGTTGAAATCAGATGCGGGTTTTCCAGAAGTGGCATCCGCAGTGTAA
- a CDS encoding phospho-N-acetylmuramoyl-pentapeptide-transferase — MIYHLLNYFFPGNYGYQNSLFRGICAVLVGFFIVWLVGPWVIRQLVRLKVGDIPDFDHTGLNELTKDKQNVPTMGGVLIVGAVGLSTALLANLTVFYIHMAFICLVWLTALGFIDDWIKLRDKARGGSRDGLKFYQKILFQVGLGVMLGYFIYDRGRATFAEFEVEHYRILTLPFFKGEYEYGFLLPSWAFLAMTVLVVAGTSNAVNLTDGMDGLASGCVALCCCVFMLLSWAVGDERVAEYLLFPFIPQAGELAVLCGAMMGACLGFLWYNCHPAQVFMGDTGSLPLGGLIGFVAIVIRQEVMLFIVGGVFVIEALSVMLQVGYFKLSGGKRIFRVAPIHHHFQLGGWKETQVVTRFWLLAALFAAFALATTKLR; from the coding sequence GTGATTTACCATCTTCTCAATTACTTTTTCCCTGGCAACTATGGGTATCAGAATTCGCTTTTCCGGGGTATTTGCGCGGTTCTCGTGGGGTTCTTCATCGTCTGGCTGGTCGGGCCGTGGGTGATTCGGCAACTGGTTCGGTTGAAGGTCGGAGACATCCCCGATTTTGACCACACGGGGCTGAACGAACTGACCAAGGACAAGCAGAACGTGCCGACGATGGGGGGCGTGCTGATCGTGGGAGCCGTCGGATTGAGCACGGCGCTGCTTGCTAATTTGACAGTATTCTACATACACATGGCGTTCATCTGCCTGGTCTGGCTGACGGCGCTGGGGTTCATCGACGACTGGATCAAGCTGCGTGACAAGGCCCGGGGCGGCTCGCGCGACGGGTTGAAGTTTTACCAGAAGATTCTCTTTCAGGTGGGCCTCGGCGTGATGCTGGGGTACTTCATCTATGATCGCGGTCGCGCGACGTTTGCCGAATTTGAAGTCGAGCACTATCGGATTCTCACGCTGCCCTTCTTCAAGGGCGAATATGAATACGGATTTCTTCTTCCGTCGTGGGCGTTTCTCGCGATGACGGTGCTGGTCGTCGCGGGAACGTCCAACGCCGTCAACTTGACGGACGGCATGGATGGTCTCGCCAGCGGCTGCGTCGCACTGTGCTGCTGCGTGTTCATGCTGCTATCGTGGGCGGTCGGGGACGAACGCGTGGCGGAGTATCTGCTGTTTCCGTTTATTCCGCAGGCGGGCGAGTTGGCCGTGCTGTGCGGCGCGATGATGGGAGCGTGCCTGGGGTTCCTCTGGTACAACTGCCACCCGGCGCAGGTGTTCATGGGCGACACCGGTTCGCTGCCGCTGGGCGGGCTGATCGGTTTTGTGGCGATCGTGATTCGTCAGGAAGTGATGCTGTTCATTGTCGGCGGTGTGTTTGTGATCGAGGCGCTGTCGGTCATGCTTCAAGTGGGATACTTCAAGCTGTCCGGCGGCAAACGCATCTTCCGCGTCGCCCCGATTCACCATCATTTTCAACTCGGCGGATGGAAGGAAACGCAGGTCGTCACGCGATTCTGGCTCCTGGCGGCTTTGTTCGCGGCCTTCGCACTGGCCACGACCAAGTTGCGGTGA
- a CDS encoding transposase, which yields MPLKQETRDLVDQGLQEHSRSRRTSVLQWLSIQASSWYHRPAAERKRPGPPARSIPASIESGVVTMATTNPWYGYKRIAVMCRRTGLTITNRQCYRLMKAHGLLQKRKARAAELYQAAKLFELLPAGPNELWQMDVTYVHLPGFGWWYAVTVIDYYSRYLLAAHLTSSYSAMSATEALAIARAEAERLCGPLKRPPFLVTDNGSSFIARRFVAFTKHDYRQVRIRYRTPTQLGLLERFHRTLKEEEVYWRLYDNPAHARSCLAEFRERYNRLRPHWALIPEPGGDPVTPEEVYTGQVRPHLPRWQGWARAAKEKLDQWTQTAA from the coding sequence GTGCCCCTGAAGCAAGAGACCCGCGACCTGGTGGATCAGGGACTCCAGGAGCACTCCCGGTCACGCCGGACGAGCGTGCTGCAATGGTTGAGCATTCAAGCATCCAGCTGGTATCACCGGCCGGCGGCCGAGCGAAAGCGTCCCGGTCCGCCGGCCCGATCTATCCCGGCGTCGATCGAAAGCGGTGTCGTGACCATGGCCACGACCAACCCTTGGTACGGCTACAAGCGGATCGCCGTCATGTGCCGTCGCACCGGCCTGACTATCACGAATCGACAGTGTTACCGGCTGATGAAAGCACACGGCCTGCTGCAGAAGCGCAAGGCGCGTGCGGCGGAGCTGTACCAGGCGGCCAAGCTGTTCGAGCTGCTGCCGGCCGGGCCGAACGAGTTGTGGCAGATGGACGTGACTTACGTGCACCTTCCCGGCTTCGGCTGGTGGTATGCCGTGACCGTGATCGACTACTACAGTCGCTATCTGCTGGCGGCGCATCTGACCTCAAGTTACAGCGCGATGTCCGCGACCGAGGCGCTGGCCATCGCCCGGGCCGAGGCCGAGCGGTTGTGCGGACCGCTGAAGAGGCCGCCCTTCCTGGTGACCGACAATGGCTCGAGCTTCATCGCCCGGCGGTTCGTGGCGTTCACGAAGCACGATTACCGGCAGGTGCGGATCCGCTATCGCACACCGACGCAACTGGGATTGTTGGAGCGGTTCCACCGCACCCTGAAGGAGGAGGAAGTGTACTGGCGGCTGTATGACAACCCGGCCCACGCCCGATCGTGCCTGGCCGAGTTCCGCGAGCGTTACAACCGTCTCCGGCCGCACTGGGCGTTGATCCCCGAGCCGGGCGGCGACCCGGTGACGCCGGAAGAGGTGTACACCGGCCAAGTCAGGCCCCACCTGCCACGCTGGCAGGGCTGGGCCCGCGCCGCCAAGGAGAAGCTGGATCAATGGACCCAGACCGCGGCGTAG
- a CDS encoding LysM peptidoglycan-binding domain-containing protein: MTKETKIGLLVGLAFIVLFAIILSERGTAHRDSKAPAFAFMDQSKKSSNVTSDHPLGDMGRVPVESQLPPIVRPSTTRVPVMSPIQEERVVQATPRDDEPLEALPAELVNSLNLPRVVDPMVQETLVDTATRIARNDGAATPPVASPAIAAGNSAASPTAGSSSTTASRDELDRIAKQVGIRVRTHHEVQPGESLGKIAAKYYGRSTPARVDAIFEANRDVLKDRASVKAKTSLKIPDLGEGFEPAPEFVLTKDAAPVKSGGTEPAQSPRTTVAGAAPSTPRAAPASPDSVLRIPVPIRERGQIESIQLASSRPPVESADRRKEDRATDAKTSGERTSKPMAYRWYEVQKNDTLSRIARRELGAERYVKTLMDINQDLLKNRHSLKVGMKIRVPAKVAGSTELNVQSARGHGDDEP; encoded by the coding sequence ATGACCAAAGAGACCAAGATCGGCCTGTTGGTCGGTTTGGCGTTCATCGTTTTGTTCGCCATCATCTTATCCGAGCGCGGCACGGCGCATCGCGACAGCAAGGCGCCAGCGTTCGCATTCATGGATCAATCCAAGAAGTCCTCGAACGTCACGTCGGACCATCCGCTGGGCGACATGGGTCGGGTTCCGGTGGAGTCGCAGTTGCCGCCGATCGTGCGCCCGAGCACGACGCGCGTTCCAGTGATGTCGCCGATTCAGGAAGAGCGGGTTGTGCAGGCGACGCCGCGCGACGACGAACCGCTGGAGGCGCTTCCGGCGGAACTCGTCAACAGTCTCAATCTGCCGCGCGTGGTCGATCCAATGGTGCAGGAGACGCTCGTCGATACGGCGACGCGGATCGCGCGGAACGACGGGGCGGCGACGCCGCCGGTCGCCTCGCCCGCGATCGCGGCGGGGAACTCCGCTGCTTCGCCGACCGCGGGTTCGTCCTCGACGACGGCGTCCAGGGATGAACTGGATCGCATCGCGAAACAAGTCGGCATCCGAGTTCGCACGCATCACGAAGTTCAACCGGGCGAGAGTCTTGGCAAGATCGCGGCGAAGTATTACGGCCGCTCCACCCCGGCGCGGGTCGATGCGATTTTTGAGGCGAATCGGGACGTTTTGAAGGACCGGGCAAGCGTCAAAGCGAAGACATCCTTAAAAATTCCTGATTTGGGCGAGGGGTTTGAACCGGCGCCGGAGTTTGTGTTGACCAAAGACGCCGCGCCGGTCAAATCCGGCGGAACGGAACCAGCGCAATCCCCGCGCACCACCGTGGCCGGCGCAGCGCCCTCGACGCCGCGCGCCGCGCCGGCTTCGCCGGACTCGGTGCTTCGCATTCCTGTCCCGATCCGTGAGCGCGGTCAGATTGAGTCGATTCAGTTGGCGTCGTCGCGGCCGCCAGTTGAATCGGCGGATCGCCGGAAAGAAGATCGTGCAACCGATGCGAAGACGAGCGGTGAGCGCACGTCCAAGCCGATGGCGTATCGCTGGTACGAGGTGCAGAAGAACGACACGCTAAGCCGCATTGCGCGGCGTGAGCTGGGTGCGGAGCGATACGTTAAGACGTTGATGGATATCAACCAGGATCTGCTGAAGAACCGCCATTCGCTGAAGGTGGGCATGAAGATTCGCGTGCCGGCGAAGGTGGCGGGTTCGACGGAGCTGAACGTCCAATCGGCCCGGGGTCACGGCGACGACGAGCCGTAG
- a CDS encoding helix-turn-helix domain-containing protein — MGRQSNLTVEQRTEAVLSLLRREEPAAKIARRYGIAEPTLYRYRDLFLEAGKAGLTSGSGPADPARREVAELKKQLEQRDQVIGEITIANRILKKLSGQCP; from the coding sequence ATGGGAAGACAATCGAATCTGACGGTGGAGCAGCGAACCGAGGCCGTGCTGTCGCTGCTGCGACGCGAGGAGCCGGCCGCCAAGATCGCGCGGCGCTACGGCATCGCCGAGCCAACGCTCTATCGCTACCGCGACCTGTTCCTGGAAGCCGGCAAGGCCGGCCTGACCAGCGGCAGCGGTCCGGCCGATCCGGCGCGGCGCGAGGTGGCGGAGTTGAAGAAGCAATTGGAACAGCGTGACCAGGTGATCGGCGAGATCACCATCGCCAACCGCATTTTAAAAAAGCTTTCGGGCCAGTGCCCCTGA
- a CDS encoding UDP-N-acetylmuramoyl-L-alanyl-D-glutamate--2,6-diaminopimelate ligase, with translation MNLATLITEELGAGACPDGLGSVGITGVCSDSRSAQPGHVFVALSGSRSDGAAYATDAVKRGAVAVVADRDSDVGPLSVPVIRVPDARLAVARLARGFYGLGRLQGQGRFPVVGVTGTNGKSTFAFMVRALLQRAGRRPAMLGTIEYDLVGRKLDAALTTPDAVTLTQHLVEAARHGADSAVMEVSSHALDQRRTDGIRFSTAVFTNLTQDHLDYHGTLENYRDAKRRLFELLDRDATAVLNAHDPNCDHMAAACKGRVLRFGLDSRADVRGGVLQADISGGTFVLEYEERQVTVRTPMVGRHNILNALAAAAAGLSLGLELDVIADGIARLSNVPGRLERVDTGELGFEIFVDYAHTDDALRNVLSAVRPLTRGRLWCVFGCGGDRDPYKRPLMARAVTQGADRYVITSDNPRTEDPLKILHDIERGVANTDRERGTTIADRRDAIHHAVNRLEPGDALIIAGKGHENYQILGTQKIHFDDVEVAREAVARRRMAACAH, from the coding sequence ATGAACCTCGCGACGCTGATCACGGAAGAACTCGGAGCCGGCGCCTGCCCGGATGGTCTCGGATCGGTTGGGATCACGGGCGTTTGTAGTGACAGCCGTTCGGCACAACCCGGTCATGTGTTCGTGGCGTTGTCCGGTTCCAGGTCAGACGGCGCGGCCTACGCGACCGACGCGGTGAAACGCGGCGCCGTTGCGGTGGTCGCGGATCGCGATTCCGACGTGGGGCCTTTGTCGGTACCGGTCATTCGCGTGCCGGACGCGCGTTTGGCCGTGGCGCGGTTGGCGCGGGGATTCTACGGACTGGGGCGTCTTCAGGGTCAGGGGCGGTTTCCGGTGGTGGGGGTAACGGGCACGAACGGCAAGAGCACGTTTGCGTTCATGGTGCGCGCGCTCTTGCAGCGTGCGGGGCGGCGCCCGGCGATGCTTGGGACGATTGAGTACGATCTCGTCGGGCGCAAACTGGACGCGGCGCTGACCACCCCGGACGCCGTCACGCTGACGCAACATCTCGTGGAGGCGGCGCGGCACGGGGCCGACAGCGCGGTGATGGAGGTCTCGAGCCACGCGCTGGATCAGCGGCGGACGGACGGCATTCGGTTCTCGACAGCAGTCTTTACCAACCTCACGCAGGATCACCTGGATTATCACGGCACGCTGGAGAACTATCGCGACGCCAAGCGGCGTTTATTTGAGCTGCTGGACCGCGACGCGACGGCGGTGCTGAACGCGCACGATCCGAACTGCGATCACATGGCGGCGGCGTGCAAGGGGCGCGTGCTACGCTTCGGGCTGGACAGCCGCGCCGACGTGCGGGGCGGGGTCTTGCAGGCGGACATCAGCGGTGGCACGTTTGTGCTGGAGTACGAAGAGCGGCAGGTGACGGTGCGCACGCCGATGGTCGGCCGGCACAACATTCTCAACGCGCTGGCGGCCGCGGCCGCGGGGCTTTCGCTCGGCCTCGAGTTGGACGTCATCGCTGACGGCATCGCGCGGTTGAGCAATGTGCCGGGGCGTCTGGAGCGCGTGGACACGGGCGAGTTGGGGTTTGAGATTTTTGTGGATTATGCCCACACCGACGACGCGTTGCGAAACGTGCTAAGCGCGGTTCGACCGCTGACGCGCGGGCGATTGTGGTGCGTTTTTGGTTGTGGCGGCGACCGCGACCCGTACAAACGGCCGCTCATGGCGCGTGCGGTCACGCAGGGCGCGGATCGTTATGTGATAACAAGCGACAATCCACGGACGGAAGACCCGTTGAAGATACTCCATGATATCGAGCGCGGCGTCGCGAACACCGATCGCGAGCGCGGGACGACGATTGCCGACCGGCGCGATGCCATTCATCATGCGGTGAATCGACTGGAGCCGGGCGACGCGTTGATCATCGCCGGCAAGGGGCACGAGAATTACCAGATCCTCGGCACGCAGAAGATTCACTTCGACGACGTGGAAGTGGCGCGCGAGGCGGTGGCACGGAGGCGTATGGCGGCATGCGCGCATTGA
- a CDS encoding UDP-N-acetylglucosamine--N-acetylmuramyl-(pentapeptide) pyrophosphoryl-undecaprenol N-acetylglucosamine transferase encodes MSTSQPWFVIAGGGTGGHLYPGLAVAQAIKTLQPNFDVTIFGTTREIDHKLAKSRGYELVKQVVRPWPSNPLKWPGFLLAWRKSVRAARARFEERMPSMVLGLGGYAAGPAVVAAAKLGVPTAIFNPDAVPGRANQKLSGLVDKVFVQWEDSKDRFPKAREVVVTGCPIRPGFGKISRQAGCRALKLDSERPAILITGASQGAHSVNMAALELMELWTVANNWQVIHLTGSADLEACKQAYKQAGVDARVLVFTEHMPECMAACDLVISRAGASTLAEITAMGLPSVLMPYPFDRHKHQTANARVLVDAKAAEMIDDTNDPKDNAKRLLPVLRDLMKSEHRRKRMAQAARALAREDAAESMAMYLFEMAGREA; translated from the coding sequence ATGAGCACGTCACAGCCCTGGTTTGTCATCGCCGGCGGGGGAACCGGTGGGCATCTCTACCCCGGGCTGGCCGTTGCGCAGGCCATCAAGACGCTTCAACCCAACTTCGACGTGACGATCTTCGGCACGACGCGCGAGATTGATCACAAGCTGGCCAAGTCGCGCGGTTATGAACTGGTCAAGCAAGTCGTGCGGCCGTGGCCGAGCAATCCGCTGAAATGGCCGGGGTTCCTGCTGGCATGGCGCAAGTCGGTTCGCGCGGCGCGGGCGCGGTTTGAAGAACGAATGCCGTCGATGGTGCTGGGGCTGGGGGGTTATGCCGCCGGACCGGCGGTCGTAGCGGCGGCGAAGCTCGGCGTGCCGACGGCGATTTTCAATCCTGACGCAGTGCCGGGCCGTGCGAATCAGAAGTTGTCGGGCCTGGTGGACAAGGTGTTTGTGCAATGGGAGGACAGCAAGGATCGCTTTCCCAAGGCGCGCGAGGTGGTGGTGACGGGCTGCCCGATCCGGCCGGGGTTTGGGAAGATATCTCGGCAGGCGGGATGCCGCGCGCTCAAGCTGGATTCGGAGCGGCCGGCGATCTTGATCACGGGGGCGTCGCAGGGGGCGCACTCGGTGAACATGGCGGCGCTGGAGTTGATGGAGCTTTGGACCGTCGCGAACAACTGGCAGGTGATTCACCTGACGGGCAGCGCCGATCTGGAAGCGTGCAAGCAGGCGTACAAGCAGGCTGGCGTCGATGCGCGGGTGCTGGTGTTCACCGAGCACATGCCGGAGTGCATGGCCGCGTGCGACCTGGTCATCTCGCGTGCGGGGGCGTCAACGCTGGCCGAAATCACGGCGATGGGTCTGCCCAGCGTGCTCATGCCTTATCCGTTCGATCGCCACAAGCATCAGACGGCCAACGCCCGGGTGCTGGTGGATGCGAAGGCCGCGGAAATGATCGATGACACGAACGACCCGAAAGACAACGCAAAGCGCCTGCTCCCGGTGCTCCGCGATTTGATGAAGTCCGAGCATCGTCGCAAGCGCATGGCGCAGGCGGCGCGGGCGCTGGCGCGCGAGGACGCGGCCGAGTCGATGGCGATGTACTTGTTCGAGATGGCTGGCCGCGAAGCGTGA
- a CDS encoding penicillin-binding protein 2: MRSKSNNPVSQILLGGVLVLFVVLGGRLVYINAYQGPALLARAERQQQSIIPLKHRRGLVVDCRGRMIAGTMLRKSVFADPKVIEDKDAAARTVAEILGVSPEEIAPDLNAGEGNRFMVIRRGVDDEQAQMIRDANIYGIGLFDEPYRVYPMNQLAAALVGFVSPDGVGVSGLEYQCESWLRGEDGLKTIVRDARRKAFWLADGGYRPARDGFHVVLTIDAEIQATTERELARCIEQYKAESAVGIVMHAQSGAILAMATSPGFDPNHYLDYGPVRYRNRAITDPYEPGSTFKPFVAAAAMEEKIVRLGEVFDCENGTWQDGARVLHDHHPYGALSFEEVLIKSSNIGMAKIGKRLGNDRLYRYMRAYGFGSKSGIDLVGEDPGILQPFNRWNSFTTTSIPMGQEIGTTPLQLARAFCVFANGGMLVQPHVIRAVLAPDGRVLNDFSNPPPERRVLSESVAKTMREKILCQVVEIGTGTKSKLAQYSVFGKTGTAQIARRGGGGYEPDAYVSSFIAGAPTKDPQLVVMVAVTRPKKSIAYYGGTVAAPVVREILAHALAYLQIAPDRPDGRTVASAETDGVGGD, translated from the coding sequence TTGCGGTCGAAATCCAACAATCCGGTTTCGCAGATTCTGCTGGGTGGCGTGCTGGTCTTATTCGTCGTGCTGGGCGGGCGACTTGTCTACATCAACGCCTATCAAGGCCCGGCGCTTCTGGCTCGGGCCGAGCGCCAGCAACAATCCATCATTCCGCTGAAGCACCGCCGAGGGCTGGTCGTTGATTGTCGCGGTCGCATGATCGCCGGCACCATGTTGCGAAAGAGCGTCTTCGCGGATCCGAAAGTGATCGAGGACAAAGACGCGGCGGCGCGGACGGTGGCGGAGATTCTCGGCGTTTCGCCCGAGGAGATCGCGCCGGATCTGAACGCGGGGGAAGGTAATCGCTTCATGGTGATCCGCCGCGGGGTGGACGACGAGCAGGCGCAGATGATCCGCGATGCAAACATCTACGGGATTGGTCTGTTCGACGAGCCGTATCGCGTGTACCCCATGAATCAATTGGCCGCGGCGCTGGTGGGGTTCGTCTCGCCGGACGGCGTCGGGGTAAGCGGTCTGGAGTACCAGTGCGAATCGTGGCTGCGCGGGGAGGATGGTTTGAAGACAATTGTAAGAGATGCGCGGCGCAAGGCGTTCTGGCTGGCCGATGGCGGCTACCGCCCGGCTCGTGACGGGTTCCACGTCGTGCTGACGATCGACGCGGAGATTCAGGCGACGACCGAGCGCGAGCTGGCCAGGTGCATTGAGCAGTACAAGGCCGAAAGCGCCGTCGGCATCGTCATGCATGCGCAGTCGGGAGCGATACTCGCGATGGCGACGTCGCCGGGGTTCGACCCGAATCATTACCTGGACTACGGACCGGTGCGCTATCGCAATCGCGCGATCACCGACCCTTACGAGCCGGGCAGCACGTTCAAGCCGTTCGTCGCGGCGGCCGCGATGGAGGAGAAAATCGTTCGGCTGGGTGAAGTGTTCGATTGTGAGAACGGCACCTGGCAGGACGGCGCGCGCGTGCTGCACGATCACCACCCCTACGGCGCGTTGTCGTTCGAAGAGGTGCTGATCAAGTCGAGCAACATCGGCATGGCCAAGATCGGCAAGCGGCTGGGCAATGACCGGCTGTATCGTTACATGCGCGCGTACGGTTTCGGCAGCAAATCGGGCATTGATCTGGTCGGCGAAGACCCGGGCATCCTTCAGCCGTTCAATCGGTGGAACAGTTTTACGACAACAAGCATTCCGATGGGGCAGGAGATCGGGACGACGCCGCTGCAACTGGCGCGGGCGTTCTGCGTGTTTGCCAACGGCGGCATGCTGGTTCAGCCGCATGTGATTCGCGCGGTGCTGGCGCCGGATGGGCGTGTGCTGAATGACTTTTCAAACCCGCCGCCGGAGCGTCGCGTGTTGAGCGAATCCGTGGCGAAGACGATGCGGGAGAAAATCCTCTGCCAGGTTGTGGAGATCGGCACGGGGACGAAGTCGAAACTGGCGCAGTATTCGGTGTTCGGCAAGACCGGCACGGCGCAGATCGCGCGGCGCGGCGGCGGGGGTTACGAGCCGGATGCGTACGTCAGCTCCTTCATCGCCGGCGCGCCGACGAAGGACCCGCAACTGGTGGTGATGGTCGCGGTGACGCGGCCAAAGAAGTCGATCGCATATTACGGCGGCACGGTCGCCGCGCCGGTTGTGCGGGAGATTCTGGCGCATGCCCTGGCGTATCTTCAGATCGCACCGGATCGTCCCGACGGACGGACGGTAGCGTCTGCCGAGACGGACGGCGTCGGCGGGGACTGA